The Agromyces hippuratus genome has a window encoding:
- a CDS encoding carbohydrate ABC transporter permease, protein MPLAIGSTAVLLLGALYCLLPVAWVVIASTKDASELFSTFTFAPSTHLWDNIVELTNYRDGLYWRWMANTALYAGFGAIVSTYVSALSGYALAKYVFPGKNVVFRVLIMGVLVPGVIVAIPQYLLLAQVGLTNTYWSVLLPQLISPYGIYLARIYAAAAVPTDIIESARTEGARELYIFHRIALPMMGPGLVTIFLFQFVAVWNNFMLPYIMLGNDELFPITVGLSGLLNQGASLPAMYTLVITGALLSIVPLIVLFLVLQRYWRVDLAAGAVKA, encoded by the coding sequence ATGCCGCTCGCCATCGGCTCCACCGCCGTGCTGCTGCTCGGCGCCCTGTACTGCCTGCTGCCCGTCGCCTGGGTCGTGATCGCCTCGACGAAGGATGCGTCGGAGTTGTTCTCGACGTTCACCTTCGCGCCGTCGACCCACCTGTGGGACAACATCGTCGAGCTGACGAACTACCGTGACGGCCTCTACTGGCGGTGGATGGCGAACACCGCGCTCTACGCCGGCTTCGGCGCGATCGTCTCGACCTACGTCTCGGCACTGTCGGGCTACGCGCTCGCGAAGTACGTGTTCCCGGGCAAGAACGTCGTGTTCCGGGTGCTGATCATGGGCGTGCTCGTGCCCGGCGTCATCGTCGCGATCCCGCAGTACCTGCTGCTCGCGCAGGTCGGCCTCACGAACACCTACTGGTCGGTACTGCTGCCGCAGCTGATCAGCCCGTACGGCATCTACCTCGCCCGCATCTACGCCGCGGCCGCCGTGCCGACCGACATCATCGAGTCCGCCCGCACCGAGGGGGCGCGCGAGCTCTACATCTTCCACCGCATCGCGCTGCCGATGATGGGGCCGGGGCTCGTGACGATCTTCCTGTTCCAGTTCGTCGCCGTGTGGAACAACTTCATGCTGCCGTACATCATGCTCGGCAACGACGAGCTGTTCCCGATCACGGTCGGGCTCTCGGGCCTCTTGAACCAGGGGGCGTCGTTGCCGGCGATGTACACGCTCGTGATCACGGGGGCGCTGCTGTCGATCGTTCCGCTCATCGTGCTCTTCCTCGTGCTGCAGCGCTACTGGCGCGTCGACCTCGCCGCCGGTGCCGTGAAGGCATGA
- a CDS encoding carbohydrate ABC transporter permease has translation MTATVDAPSGATRPARPAPQHPAKRRSAARRHVIPWMMLAPGIVLFTLFMAAPILYTFVLSFQKELVSGLGLGSGSRTRAFAGLENYVATFTDPEFLASVGRVLVYGLILVPTMLGLALLFALLLDARRTGAKGFSRVSIFLPYAVPAVISSLLWGFLYLPAVSPFYWIFEQLGWDDVPSLLSPGLVVFAIANIGLWGGVGFNMIVMYTSLKAVPTEIYEAARIDGASERQIALRIKVPIIMPALIMTALFSMIATLQVFAEPTTLRPLTNSLSTTWSPLMYVYRDAFTRDDIYSAAATSVIIAVATFAISFLFLRVVQRRAFGQED, from the coding sequence ATGACCGCAACGGTCGACGCCCCGAGCGGCGCTACCCGGCCGGCCCGGCCCGCGCCGCAGCATCCGGCGAAACGGCGCAGCGCCGCCCGCCGTCACGTCATCCCGTGGATGATGCTCGCGCCCGGCATCGTGCTCTTCACGCTGTTCATGGCCGCGCCGATCCTCTACACCTTCGTGCTCTCGTTCCAGAAGGAGCTCGTGTCGGGCCTCGGTCTCGGTTCGGGCTCGCGCACCCGCGCCTTCGCCGGCCTCGAGAACTACGTCGCCACGTTCACCGACCCCGAGTTCCTCGCGAGCGTCGGCCGGGTGCTCGTCTACGGGCTCATCCTCGTGCCGACGATGCTCGGCCTCGCGCTGCTCTTCGCGCTGCTGCTCGACGCGCGGCGCACGGGGGCGAAGGGCTTCTCGCGGGTCTCGATCTTCCTGCCCTACGCGGTGCCCGCGGTCATCTCGTCGCTGCTCTGGGGCTTCCTCTACCTGCCGGCGGTCAGCCCGTTCTACTGGATCTTCGAGCAGCTCGGGTGGGACGACGTGCCCTCGCTGCTCTCGCCCGGCCTCGTCGTGTTCGCCATCGCGAACATCGGGCTCTGGGGCGGCGTCGGCTTCAACATGATCGTGATGTACACCTCGCTGAAGGCCGTGCCGACCGAGATCTACGAGGCCGCGCGCATCGACGGCGCGAGCGAGCGCCAGATCGCGCTGCGCATCAAGGTGCCGATCATCATGCCCGCGCTCATCATGACCGCGCTGTTCTCGATGATCGCGACGCTGCAGGTCTTCGCCGAGCCGACCACGCTGCGGCCGCTCACCAACAGCCTCTCGACGACCTGGTCGCCGCTCATGTACGTCTACCGCGACGCGTTCACGCGCGACGACATCTACTCGGCCGCGGCCACCTCGGTGATCATCGCCGTCGCGACGTTCGCCATCTCCTTCCTGTTCCTCCGCGTCGTGCAGCGACGCGCCTTCGGCCAGGAGGACTGA
- a CDS encoding ABC transporter substrate-binding protein translates to MRAAFRTGAVAAVAAAALIMTGCSADAGSGGSADDPVELTYWAWAPNLDKVVDLWNDENPDIQVTVNKQDGGDPAITKLLTAIKAGSGAPDLIQAEYQKIPTLVSSDALADLAGTSAADLSGEFPSGVWDSVTLGGDALYAIPQDTGPMMFYYRDDIFTQLGLTVPTTWDEYAETARALHAADPSKYLGTFSSNDAGWFAGLAQQAEAEWWSIDGDAWGVGIDEEPTQQVADYWGGLVEEGVIDNKPMYTPEWNAALNDGTQAGWLGAVWGPGVLSGNAADTAGLWKAATLPNWGDGDSNGNWGGSSTAVTSQSEHVDAAVKFATWLNTDPDAVQALVTETGIYPASTDAAASTLSGAPEFFSNQPDFYDVAAEAAQSVAPFQYGPNVNVAFSAYNDEFAKAAESKTRQAFLDAVAAMQQITVDDLESSGFTVAD, encoded by the coding sequence ATGCGTGCAGCATTCCGCACCGGCGCCGTTGCAGCCGTTGCCGCAGCAGCGCTGATCATGACCGGTTGCTCGGCCGATGCCGGTTCCGGAGGCAGCGCCGACGACCCGGTGGAACTCACCTACTGGGCCTGGGCGCCGAACCTCGACAAGGTCGTCGACCTCTGGAACGACGAGAACCCCGACATCCAGGTCACCGTCAACAAGCAGGACGGCGGCGACCCCGCGATCACCAAGCTGCTCACGGCGATCAAGGCCGGCAGCGGCGCACCCGACCTGATCCAGGCCGAGTACCAGAAGATCCCGACGCTCGTCTCGAGCGACGCGCTCGCCGACCTCGCCGGCACGAGCGCCGCCGACCTCTCGGGCGAGTTCCCGTCGGGCGTGTGGGACTCCGTCACCCTCGGCGGCGACGCGCTCTACGCGATCCCGCAGGACACCGGGCCCATGATGTTCTACTACCGCGACGACATCTTCACCCAGCTCGGCCTCACCGTGCCGACCACGTGGGACGAGTACGCCGAGACGGCCCGGGCACTGCACGCGGCCGACCCGAGCAAGTACCTCGGCACCTTCTCGTCGAACGACGCCGGCTGGTTCGCAGGGCTCGCGCAGCAGGCCGAGGCCGAGTGGTGGTCGATCGACGGCGACGCCTGGGGCGTCGGCATCGACGAGGAGCCCACGCAGCAGGTCGCCGACTACTGGGGCGGGCTCGTCGAGGAGGGCGTGATCGACAACAAGCCGATGTACACCCCCGAGTGGAACGCAGCCCTGAACGACGGCACGCAGGCCGGCTGGCTCGGCGCAGTCTGGGGCCCCGGCGTGCTGAGCGGCAATGCCGCCGACACCGCGGGCCTGTGGAAGGCCGCGACCCTGCCGAACTGGGGCGATGGCGACTCCAACGGCAACTGGGGCGGCTCGTCGACGGCGGTCACCTCGCAGTCGGAGCACGTCGACGCCGCGGTGAAGTTCGCCACCTGGCTGAACACCGACCCCGACGCCGTGCAGGCCCTCGTCACCGAGACCGGCATCTACCCGGCCTCGACGGATGCCGCGGCATCCACCCTCTCGGGGGCGCCCGAGTTCTTCAGCAACCAGCCCGACTTCTACGACGTCGCGGCCGAGGCCGCCCAGTCGGTCGCGCCGTTCCAGTACGGCCCGAACGTGAACGTCGCGTTCAGCGCCTACAACGACGAGTTCGCGAAGGCGGCCGAGTCGAAGACCCGGCAGGCGTTCCTCGACGCGGTCGCGGCGATGCAGCAGATCACGGTCGACGACCTGGAGTCGAGCGGCTTCACCGTCGCCGACTAG